The Rhodococcus sp. X156 genome window below encodes:
- a CDS encoding matrixin family metalloprotease encodes MPLSLRRLSAAASLTCCLVLAPTTVALHPALAATPVPAAAPAPPDALTWHTDGPDVAEAPVAASQGSGPELAVSGSTAYRLNLNPDSTVVRWDACRPIHYRLNLAAQPDALGDVQTALQEITAASGLIFVHDGPSTEIPQAHGAQAESPLLIAMATAEGPFASELLAEASPHTLGIAGWGAARTGADEDAQHWQITSAYVVINAASELRPGSGAGLSASRVRVLMHEVAHAVGLSHVSDRHQVMYPVTAGQAAVWGPGDLAGLARVGTSAGCIGQQPPAATVPVDPWQLFWDWLLSLLRAWLGI; translated from the coding sequence ATGCCCCTTTCCCTCCGCCGGCTCTCCGCCGCCGCGAGTCTCACCTGCTGCCTGGTCCTGGCCCCGACCACGGTGGCGCTGCACCCGGCCCTGGCGGCCACCCCGGTGCCGGCAGCTGCTCCGGCCCCGCCGGACGCGCTGACCTGGCACACCGACGGGCCCGACGTCGCCGAGGCCCCCGTCGCTGCCTCGCAGGGCTCCGGGCCGGAGCTGGCGGTCTCCGGCTCCACCGCCTACCGGCTCAACCTCAACCCGGACAGCACGGTGGTGCGCTGGGACGCCTGCCGCCCCATCCACTACCGGCTGAACCTGGCGGCCCAGCCGGACGCACTGGGCGACGTGCAGACGGCACTCCAGGAGATCACTGCGGCCAGCGGCCTGATCTTCGTCCACGACGGCCCCAGCACCGAGATCCCGCAGGCGCACGGCGCGCAGGCCGAGTCGCCGCTGCTCATCGCGATGGCCACCGCGGAGGGCCCGTTCGCCTCCGAGCTGCTGGCCGAGGCCTCCCCGCACACCCTGGGCATCGCCGGGTGGGGTGCCGCTCGCACCGGCGCGGACGAGGACGCCCAGCACTGGCAGATCACCTCCGCGTACGTGGTGATCAACGCAGCCAGCGAGCTGCGCCCCGGCTCAGGGGCGGGCCTGTCCGCCTCCCGGGTGCGGGTGCTCATGCACGAGGTGGCCCACGCGGTGGGACTCAGCCACGTCAGCGACCGCCACCAGGTGATGTACCCGGTGACCGCCGGACAGGCCGCGGTGTGGGGGCCCGGCGACCTGGCTGGGCTGGCCCGGGTGGGCACGTCCGCCGGCTGCATCGGCCAGCAGCCTCCCGCCGCCACCGTCCCCGTCGATCCGTGGCAGCTGTTCTGGGACTGGCTGCTCAGCCTGCTGCGGGCCTGGCTGGGAATCTAG
- a CDS encoding cytochrome ubiquinol oxidase subunit I: MDVLDIARWQFGITTVYHFIMVPLTLGLGILVVAMNTLWVRTGSATWLRMTRFWGRIYLINFALGVATGLVQEFQFGLAWSEYSKFVGDMFGSLLALEALVAFFLESVFLGVWIFGWGRIPKKVHLASIWLAVGGSIASAYFILGANSWMQHPVGVTRDADGTPVLNDVWAVLTNNTLLAAFSHVISGALAVAGALLVGVAWYHLNRRRKEELPTNDLEHGVWMKSLRLGGWVSVVAFVLVTLTGDWQGKLMYQQQPMKMSSAEALCNTEQPAAFSVFAVGKANSNQCDDVHSVTIPGVLSLLAHGNFSDPVPGVNQLKQEYQAAYGTSYPDDPAVLGERAGQPIDYQPLLAVTYWGFRLMIGLGFVSAIVSALALWVTRKGRLPDNRLVSSGGTWLAVATIFAPFVANSAGWVFTEMGRQPFVVAPNPDVPLDQRVWFFTAQAVSPGVGGAEVLTSLISLTLLYGALAVVELWLVVKFVRKGVPTDAGGTSSSEPPSSDGGGPQGPDRPQDPDGRRRDDAREEDGVLSFAY, from the coding sequence GTGGACGTTCTCGACATCGCCCGGTGGCAGTTCGGCATCACCACCGTCTACCACTTCATCATGGTTCCGCTGACCCTCGGTCTCGGCATCCTGGTGGTCGCCATGAACACCCTCTGGGTGCGCACCGGCAGTGCGACCTGGCTGCGGATGACCCGGTTCTGGGGCCGCATCTACCTGATCAACTTCGCCCTCGGCGTGGCCACCGGGCTGGTGCAGGAGTTCCAGTTCGGCCTGGCGTGGAGCGAGTACAGCAAGTTCGTGGGCGACATGTTCGGGTCGCTGCTGGCGCTGGAGGCGCTGGTGGCGTTCTTCCTGGAGTCGGTGTTCCTCGGCGTGTGGATCTTCGGCTGGGGGCGCATCCCCAAGAAGGTGCACCTGGCGTCCATCTGGCTGGCGGTGGGCGGCTCGATCGCCTCGGCGTACTTCATCCTGGGCGCCAACTCCTGGATGCAGCACCCGGTGGGCGTCACCCGTGACGCCGACGGCACCCCGGTGCTCAACGACGTGTGGGCGGTGCTGACCAACAACACCCTGCTGGCCGCCTTCAGCCACGTCATCTCCGGCGCGCTCGCGGTGGCCGGGGCGCTGCTCGTCGGGGTGGCCTGGTACCACCTGAACCGCCGGCGCAAGGAGGAGCTGCCCACCAACGACCTCGAGCACGGCGTGTGGATGAAGTCGCTGCGCCTGGGCGGCTGGGTGTCGGTGGTGGCGTTCGTGCTGGTCACGCTCACCGGCGACTGGCAGGGCAAGCTGATGTACCAGCAGCAGCCGATGAAGATGTCCTCGGCGGAGGCGCTGTGCAACACCGAGCAGCCGGCGGCGTTCTCCGTGTTCGCGGTGGGCAAGGCCAACAGCAACCAGTGCGACGACGTGCACTCGGTGACCATTCCCGGAGTGCTCAGCCTGCTGGCGCACGGCAACTTCAGCGACCCGGTGCCCGGGGTGAACCAGCTCAAGCAGGAGTACCAGGCTGCCTACGGCACCAGCTATCCCGACGATCCGGCCGTGCTGGGCGAGCGGGCGGGTCAGCCGATCGACTACCAGCCGCTGCTGGCGGTGACGTACTGGGGCTTCCGCCTGATGATCGGGCTCGGCTTCGTCTCCGCGATCGTCTCCGCGCTCGCGCTGTGGGTGACCAGGAAGGGTCGCCTGCCCGACAACCGGTTGGTGAGCAGCGGGGGAACGTGGTTGGCGGTGGCCACGATCTTCGCGCCGTTCGTGGCCAACTCCGCCGGCTGGGTCTTCACCGAGATGGGCCGCCAGCCGTTCGTGGTGGCGCCCAACCCAGACGTGCCGCTGGACCAGCGGGTGTGGTTCTTCACCGCCCAGGCTGTCTCGCCCGGGGTCGGCGGCGCCGAGGTGCTGACCTCGCTGATCTCCCTCACCCTGCTCTACGGCGCGCTCGCGGTGGTCGAGCTCTGGCTCGTCGTGAAGTTCGTCCGCAAGGGTGTGCCCACCGATGCCGGCGGCACCTCCTCCAGCGAGCCACCGTCCAGCGACGGCGGTGGGCCGCAGGGGCCGGACCGCCCGCAGGACCCCGACGGGCGGCGCCGCGACGACGCCCGCGAGGAGGACGGGGTCCTGTCGTTCGCCTACTGA
- the cydB gene encoding cytochrome d ubiquinol oxidase subunit II, producing the protein MDLETVWFIAIVVLWMGFLLLEGFDFGVAMLVPVLARGDAERTLMLRTIGPVWDGNEVWLITAAGAIFAAFPGWYASWLPAMYLPFVVVLLALIARAVGFEWRHSHDTEAWNQGWTRTVTVSSTVACLGIGAALAVTTLGLPIAEDGTRTGGAFSGLGWTALLGAVAVLAFSVVHGAIFLALKTDGPVRARAWRLTKTWLPVGALPLLVWVGLAQARFGNAATATAAVVAVLAAVLAWWLVRADREGWAFTVWSLFMLLCVGTIFGAQYPVVVPSTLTEAFDLTIYDTSVSHYTLVFITWVAAFVLPFVLVYEAWSYWVFRRRLTADDQGPHSVPA; encoded by the coding sequence GTGGACCTGGAGACGGTGTGGTTCATCGCCATCGTGGTGCTGTGGATGGGGTTCCTGCTGCTGGAGGGCTTCGACTTCGGGGTGGCCATGCTGGTGCCCGTGCTCGCCCGCGGGGACGCCGAGCGCACGCTGATGCTGCGCACCATCGGCCCGGTGTGGGACGGCAACGAGGTGTGGCTGATCACGGCGGCCGGGGCGATCTTCGCCGCGTTCCCCGGCTGGTACGCCAGCTGGCTGCCGGCGATGTACCTGCCGTTCGTGGTGGTGCTGCTGGCCCTGATCGCACGCGCCGTGGGCTTCGAGTGGCGCCACTCCCACGACACCGAGGCCTGGAACCAGGGGTGGACGCGCACCGTCACCGTGTCCTCCACCGTCGCCTGCCTGGGCATCGGCGCGGCGCTGGCGGTGACCACGCTGGGCCTGCCCATCGCCGAGGACGGCACCCGCACCGGCGGGGCGTTCTCCGGGCTGGGCTGGACGGCACTGCTGGGTGCAGTGGCCGTGCTCGCCTTCTCCGTGGTGCACGGCGCCATCTTCCTGGCGCTGAAGACCGATGGGCCGGTGCGGGCGCGGGCCTGGCGGCTGACCAAGACGTGGCTGCCGGTGGGCGCGCTGCCGCTGCTGGTGTGGGTGGGGCTGGCGCAGGCGCGGTTCGGCAACGCCGCCACCGCCACCGCCGCCGTGGTGGCGGTGCTGGCCGCAGTGCTCGCCTGGTGGCTGGTGCGGGCCGACCGGGAGGGCTGGGCCTTCACCGTGTGGTCGCTGTTCATGCTGCTGTGCGTGGGCACGATCTTTGGCGCGCAGTACCCGGTGGTGGTGCCCTCCACCCTCACCGAGGCGTTTGACCTCACCATCTACGACACCTCGGTGAGCCACTACACGCTGGTGTTCATCACCTGGGTCGCGGCCTTCGTGCTGCCGTTCGTGCTGGTGTACGAGGCGTGGAGCTACTGGGTGTTCCGCCGTCGGCTGACCGCGGACGACCAGGGCCCGCACTCGGTTCCCGCGTGA